cgcatactatcactatccacttgatatgttcaagttgtcactcgaatagttcaatgcattccccaatatttcaataatgcatattcggattcaaaagcagtcaaaactttgttgtcaaataactcctaggctcttagctacttgctacaagactaaccaacaaggaatgcaacaggagagtcagagactagctagagaaaaagagagtgagagagggaagtcagggagtcgatttatctttttcttttgcatttggaggtgtgtacaatatatgctacatgtggtctgtactttagagttcagactcaaaagttaaagaaataaaacaaaaaaaaaaaaagtaaaaagagtagttggtttcatgatcaaagacatagctagcttgtgcttatatacgcatgcaacgagattccaaatgtttcaagaatatttcgatttgctagctattatgtcttcttgcccaaaggaatgctttaaaaggacaagaagagaattgaaatgaaatcaacctctggttctctgcttcttgctcaaaggaatgctttacattttgaatttctcaaatacaagtttaagaggtaatattaattattttttgtagatttttcattcaattaaGATATAATTATTAAtacgttattaatttatttattatctttttttctttcatgatgttagagtagtgaatatagatgtttgagaaatatcgatgtttttttctttcatgatgtttgagaaatatttaagaaatgttaagtgaagaaatgtttcattctattaacgtatatttacttaataaatgtttcatttttatctaagaaatgttttaagaaatatagattttttgttcattttattatcatttatttaagaaatgttttaataaatgttaatattcataattaaatagtccatcaacttgaatcagttggcacgtaaaaaatcattgtttctttataaaaaaaatggcatgatgaattgatatatgtcacttattgctatgtgaaatttcctacttacagaatataatggaaggatcaacatctgcaaaacgagatgtttttcatgcattgtactgtaatgagtgatggtaaaaagttgaagtgtaatttttgtgaaaaagaagtgtctgcgggaatttcgcgtttcaaaatgcatttggcacaacaaagaggtacaattactccctgcatgcatgtgccacctgagattaaaaatttagcaaaagtatgggtgcaagacagaaacaaagcaaaacggcaacgagtaccagaaactgaatatgaagatacagaaattcaagatatgtatgaaaatgaaccgtggaaccctgtgcatgatatagatgaagaagaacaagcgccggtaacacaaaagaaaatgggcgggttatcgaagttgaagaacctttttggacgaaaaagtaagaatactaatgccggagaaggtacatcacagcgtccacaggcctctatggacatacctagttcttcaatgcgtacaccacaccaagcacctaggatgtctgtagatatgggaggacaatataatactaatagggattctcaacctagcatggcgaattttgggagaagtaaaacatgccgggaaaaagttgattcttctgttggacgttttttctatgctaatgatattcccttcaatgtggccaactcaactcagtaccacgaggcattcaatgcagttgcaaatttcggaaaatcatacagagctccgtcttcctataagttgtcgaacccattattaaggcaggaaaaacaaaggattcagaaggatgtggtgtcggtccaacgaaattattggagagagtatgggtgtacactcatgtcagatggttggaaaaacaaaaataaccatacgattgtaaacttcttagtttacagtggccatgggacacatttttgaaaagcgttgacatcgagcataatcggttgacaacagagtatttgatgagtttgttcagaccggttatagaagatattggtccgacaaatattgttcaaatagtaactgatcaaggatcccaattcaaagccgggtaactattacaacttaatttaattacagttgttttttttatatattattaattcatttctcattttgttttaataggtatgagattggccatagagtatggtacatttttttgggtaccttgtgcagctcatgtgttggatttaatgttggaagatactgaaaagttcccctttgttaaaggtgtgatttcagaagctagaaaaatcagtaaatttatttataatcatggttgggttcttgctagattcagacaacattctgggggacgcaatctattgcgccctggcttaacaaggtttgcgacaaattttatcgcaatcaaaagtatcattgatcaacgtaatgcaatcgagagtctttttgtagaccaagaatttgtgaactcgccagaaggaaaaactcgtacggctaaagatgtgaaaaacattattttgaatgatgttttggcacacatgccaaaatgcatgcatgatggttggtcctttattgaaaatgatccgtttcttggattcagataaacctaccatgggttatttgtttcatgcacttgctacatgtgtggaaactatagaaaggggtttgggtaaaactcgaaataattctattgtaggtgtgattaaccgacgatggaaagatcagttgagttctcctcttcatgctgcagcgcattttctgaatccatattatatctacaacccagcagccaatctcatcaacaatgaaatttctcagccccaaatttgtctcagtgaagttatatcaaaaatgattagtagccctcaagaacaagcgacatgcatgctagaggtgtgaatttttattaacaattaatttcgtaattatatgaatttctattcacagtttttgatatttttaggcgggaagaatgcaaatgatgcaaggccaatttgcatcaccatcagcaagattggctgctctgcaaggtgatcctgtaagctggtggttgtcatacggtgctcagtttccatcactccaTAGGATCGCGGTAAAAATACTAagccagacaaacacatcgtctggatccgagaggaattggagtgtgtttgaaagaattcacaccaaactacgcaaccgtttagtttcgtcaaaaataaacgatttggtatatgttcagtacaatttaagattggagcagcaaagagttcaaggtaaagcaaagcgacataacatcgatgtccacgatgttcatatcctgctgacagatgaaaatatgcttgattggatagcaggggatgatgaaacaccagttttacctcaggaagaacattggttaaatgaattggaagaggaagcagctaataatccagagcctctccctccaccataccaatggcatgatccagaagttgaaatctcatatcaaaggttgccaatgagtaactttgtttatgactttggtaacctaacatttggagacaatacacaaggtcatgaaaatgaaaatcccatatacaattctcattacactgaagatcttccagaagaagatacccgaggaattaatgaagagtataattccaatattaatatcaataatgaagtagataatcgtaatgataatgaggaagaagactatggttatgaagatgacgatactgttaactacgacagccaaatgcattacgcgaatcaatatgaggcggaggaagaggaggaggatcaactgagaatcgtcgagaaaacagaaaatacttgaataagtcgaaaaaaaatgccggtacaagttggtttgtctaagtttaaaatttcaagcactactgtcactagattatttattgtaagtttataaaatttgaagtgtttaatgattatttatgaaattttagttgtaagtttgaaattaaaaattctataagaatttctccaactcaaattttttttccttaaaaacgggtttaaccggtatgaaaacggaaaatacggtgtaaaaaacgtgtgttaaaatgttatttagaagaaaaaaactgaaatattaattttagaaaaacggtaatcacaggtgtgaaaacggttataacgggtctaaataacgcaattttttcctatttatcggtgttatttaggtaagcgtgtTGGTGAGCCTCACGGGCACGGTATATGGGCGTGAGCGTTATAACGGACGTTTTTTCGGGAAAAATGGCTGCTTTTCAAACCTTGGTTTGGACTCTGCCTTTCGTACGAActccttcaaaattcaaaatcattgCCTGTTTTGATATAAAAAAACAAATCACGAAAACTAATAATTCGTAATATTTTTATCATCTGAAATAAGAGAACCTAAAAACCTAACAACTTCTGTTCCTTAGTTTCCTCCAGAAATTTCTTGGTTAGTAGAGAAAATGGTAAAATCCGGCAAAACCATGCTCCGATTCGAAGCTGAAGGAGGAGGGAGGAGTGTATCTGATCAGATTGTTAGAAAATGTATTTTATCtcttcaaaaaatttcttttctcttgtagagaagaaaaaaaaggtttttttttttcagagaGGTTAAAAAGAAGTTCTTACCTGATTTTAGACCGGATCTTTCTAGATTAACAGTAGATCTGATGTTGTTTTGCACTAAAATGATTCGTCACTTATACCATAATAAAAGATTGATGATGGCAATTTGCGGGAGCGGGGATTTCGGTTACGAAGTTCACAGGATGCTGCTTGGATTGGTAAACTCTAACATCCATTATATTTCATGTTGGGACTTTAATATAGATTGATTAAAAGCAAAATTAAGCCCGACTTAGATTTTTATCCTacctaaaaatctgattttagagcCTTCCTGTGATGTCTTTAGCTGCTACTTAACTtgttatatattaaaaaaaatcgagAAACAGAGACAATGACACAATTGTGGATAATCTTGAGCCCGACTTAGATTCGGATCGATTTTTATCCTACCTACTAGGCTTCATCACCAATAATATTCTATCTAGTTTgtttgactgattagacagtaaGGGAACCTTATGTAATTACAATCCACCTTGGTTTCGGATGTTAAATTCGAATGAGAATGGTTAGTCCACCTTGCTAGAATTGTATATTGTGTATTTTTGTTGATTCGGCTTACAGTTATATGAAATCTGTACATGTAATTCTTTTGTAAGAATCATTCCCCATTTGTGCACTACTTATGTAACTCAGttttgtaatttcttttttataCTTGATAAAACTTGACTCCTAGAATGTGCTACCATGAAGATCTACAACTTCAAACCAACTGGTCTCTTAAGTTTTGATCAGAGTCACATGTCATGTCTCTTAATTTGTGAAGTGATATTTCTGCACATAAGTTTGACTTTAATCAGGGTTCCCCCACCATTTTTCTgaaataaatattggattaaaattTGATATTGGTTAATCTTTGTGCTTCAGAAGATCCTCTCTCTTTCAATTACTTATGTGTATACTATGTGTTACCGAATTGATTATAGGTGTCTGATCAAGATTCATCTGAACAAATAAAAGGTTATTTGAAGAGCTGTATGACTGAGGTGAGGAAGAAGTGGCCTCACTTAGAAGACACTGGTATATTAGCTGTTTGGTATGACTTTGATGATCAAGACCGGCCAGCTCCCATACTTTTCGAGTGCAACTCGTCTAATTTGTCAGTCACGGTCAATATAACTCAAAGAGGCTATTCATTTGGTGGTTCTTGTGACAGCGATATCCTGTCATATGTACAACTCCACCATGACACGAGATGCCGGACTTCGTTTGGTACACGAGTGTACCTCTATTGCTGCAGGGAGAGCGAAGGCTTAGAGGAGAAACAGAGCTACGGGTGATGATTGTCGTGTTCAGGGGTGGTACCATGCTCGAGTTTTGCTGGCAATCAAAGATTCTAGGGAATTTCCCTTGCTAGATGGGGGGCCAATTGTACCTCTTCTCCTTGAGCAACAAAATGTTGGATGACTAAGTATCTATAAGAATTGTGTTTCGAGGCATATTACAAAAACAAGAATTACTGAAAGAAGGCAGGAAAATTTCGAGTAGGACAAAGAGTAGGAGTGACAGTAGTTGTGCTTAGGCTAGCAAgacaaaggaagaagaaggaaagtaGGCTGGAGCTGGGTGACCAGAAAGTAGGAAAGCAACTCGAGAAGAAGGCAGGAGACTTGAAATCTCTGTCTGACAACAAGTTGTCTAACTGTATAACAAACTTAATTAGTTATTTCAAGTTAATTAATTGTAATActttaagagcaaccacagtcatgagacggaccaaataccaaaagccagactaaaagtcaaaaaaatttggtattctgtGTGTTCAAGCGTAGTGGGAgaagaccaaaatttggtgaagcgtaacttataccCACGCTTGATGCGGGACGGAACTTATACCCACGTTTCCTGATGGAGCGTGTTTATAATATGCGTCTTAATGAAACGGAGGTATAATGCGCGCTTGATTGAGGCGTAGGTATAATTCACGCCGGACACGGGACGGAGATGGAAAGTGCGTTTGGTGGGACGGAGATAGAAATTGCGTCTGGGTGGAACGAAAATATAAAGTGCGTCTGGGTGGGACGGAAATACAAAGTGTGCCTGGTGAGCTGTGTTTAATTATTGGGTTTGATTAGTAATTGCTAAAGTGTTATTAGGTATAATCATGTAATGCCCCACAATTAAACATCAAAAAGACGTGTGGTCTTGTTGGTGGATAAAGCAGTGTATGGACCATGCACTGTACTTAATTGGTACTTAATTGCTAAAGTGTTATTAGACACTACAAGTTAAACATCAAATAACCAGGCGCACATTAAACCATCGCCCCAACCAGGCGCACATTAAAACAGCGCCCCATTGGGACGTATAAGACAATTACGCTTGGTCTGAGGCGTATGTATTACATCCGTTTGGTCCGGCGGTGTTTATAAATGCGCCTCACTCATACGCTAGTTTTACCTCCGCCCCAATATCATACGTTGATTATATAAACGTCCGGTGTGATGCGCTCACTATACTCTCGCCTGGATTCATACGCTCacaatacctccgccccactataACGTGATTTAGTCTGGGTTGGCGAGCAGATTTggtcccaaaccctaattatctcgaCTAAATATAGTTTTAGTCCGTTCCATTACGGCTGGTTTTGAGACCAAATTTGagtatagtccccaaatttggtcgtgactgtggatgctctaaggcaACTAATTAAGATGCCAAACTTGACAGAAAAACGGTATGTTATTTGGCTTGTAATGCCAGGTGGAGTATGAATCAGGAATATGGTGGTCAGGCTTCTTTTTGGTATGATATTTGGTGCTCTGGAGTAGGGCCGCACAAAACCGACTTAACCCACCAACCCAACCCACATCCGTCTGAAATcccgcacccgacccaacccatttAGGAGCGGGTCGATaatgggtcacaacatcaaaacccattgtatggtgggtcgactgtgggtgacaacttccctcacccgacccaacccacccgcCCACCTACATATTTCTAAATTAATGCCAACCCTTAGATTACATATCCTAGATGAACCACATCCATTGAAGTAGtaatatataatgcctaaacctaatcATCGTTAACTTCTCTTTACTGAAGAGTCTTCAATCAGTTCCCTTCAACGGCAGTCTCAGAGGCTCAGTTTATTTTTTTCACTTTCTCTTcactttgtaaatcaaatcacagcatcaccagcagaaatcaatcaacatcatcaccagtaaaccaacaaccaaaggtgagaCTAGGAATCATTGTAATTTGTAATTATTAATTAGgattttgttgagattgattatgGATTGGATTATTTCGATTGGGTTCttaatgtaatgttcattgtattttatggtgggtaaaccatcacccacccgatccaacccaccgacccattgtaatgttgggttggttgcggATGACAACTTTTGTTACCCATTATCAGTGGATTGGGTgatgggtgaggccaaacccgacccaaaaCCGACACACGTGCAGCCCTACTCTGGAGAACCATCTTGGTATTCAGTTGCCACTACCAAATTTATAGTGGTAGTAAAACAAGGGTATCCATCTTGGTATTCAGAATTTCAGATGTCCCTACCTCGTAGACCCATGTATTTATCTCAATGCAAGATATATATATAGCACCACATTATGGTACACTGTGGATTACTAGAGAATAAAAGACATTTGGAAATTATACAACATCCCATGTAAGACAAATAGCAAGTAGTCGCGGTAAATCCTGATGAAACATAGGGAAGTTGCTGAACCTGTCCGACATATTCATCCAATCATCGTCACCCAGTATACTGCTTAGGATACATCATCTTTCTTGCCATGAGTTTAGATACAAATATAACACAGGCACTAGTGGGACGACCAAACAGTAGTATCAACATTTGGTCTCACTTGCAGAAGATTTTTGTGTCAGTCCCAAATTTACCCAACAAGGCTAATGACACAGGCCTACACTAATTTAATAGATTATGGCTAGTACTCCGGTGACAAATCAAATGAACATTTAAGTTAAATTGCTTAAATGAAAAaaatgttgggaaaattggcactcCAGCGTAGcggaaatcaggatcacaaaggACAATTGATGATTTGAACCAAACAatggagaaataataagagagacagaagataaacaagcacacacaaccacaacacaagatttacgtggttcacctttacaggctacatccacgaccaacaccaccagaaaaacttccattaaatcaaagaccattacatgctctttccgcaactcaaaacaagaacccaaagagttaacaagacatacccgagaacaccatcgaagaaaccatagaaaccaattcctaaccattcttcaaaccaacctcatgtcttctcttttaCACCGTCTTCACAGCTGCTACTAACAGAGgggaaacatggaaacactagaaacttggtttcggcaaagccccaaaccctaaacactagaacaccaaaatcctctctctacaagtttttctctcacaccgatattgaccttcacggtagcacgaCCCTCCCTAACaaaaagaccaaaatcctaagcacaaggatttaccactcttctaggttggattgtCATAAACCTACAATTCCAGTCCTATATATAGAGACACAAACTTGGCCCTCAAGAAGCCCTAATTTTAGGAACAAATTTCCCTAACTTAGCCCCTAaattcctaaactttaggaacaagtCTTAACAAGGTAGAGTTTGACCAAAAATCAAACTATCACAACCaactaaaaccaacaaaaaaaatagtATCCAATTTCACTTCAAAAGAGTTGTAATAACAATTTGTAGAACCTCAGAGTTGTACTAAAATCTTCGGAACTTCCATAGAAATCCAAAACAAGATAACATGGCAACCAAAATCTAATGGTAATGACTGAAAGAAACGGTGCTGTTTCTATCCCAGGTGGCCCCTTCATGATGGTCTTGCCTTGATATTCATTGCATCGTCCTGCAATTATGACAAGCTTTGCGTCAAAAAAGATAATATAAGCATTACTTCCTTCTCTGCAAAAGTTCCTACCTAAATtcttcacacacaaataaaaaccACTCTTGAAAGCGAAACTGAtttcttttggaaaataaaattcgTATAAACTAGAATTGCTTCTACCTGTCTTGTGATGCTTGTAAGTTGATATTGAAAATTGGTCCCCTGGTGCCAACAGCTCCTCACATGCAAATAATAATGATAAGAACAACGCAAAAATGGAGAACTGGCatgttaaaggaaaaaaaaaaggtaaagtaAGAAACTCACACTTCAATTTCTGGAAGTACATATTCCCCTTCACCCTAACCGCAAAAGGAACCCTGGAAACAAGCCAAGTGATGTCTTTTTCGAATCTGAGAAATACCATCACCACCTAAACCTATTGAGAGCTTCCATTTTCAAACAGGAGCATGCTACTGAAAACTGCGACCAATACCCACCTAAAAGATATCCACAAGAGTATAATGCTTAATCTCAAATAAGTTTTAGCTGTGTTGAGCATAGAGAAAAGAATGCTAACTAGAGAAGCTAAATACGATTGCAATGTGGCTAAGAACCCTATTGCTGAGAGTTCACATGATCATTGTAGAGTCATGAGATGTTTCAACAAAACAACAGTATGATGTGGAACCAGCTGAAATACAAGATGATGGAAGAAAAGTAACAAGCATTTATAGATCATCATAAAAAATGTATTTTTACATCAACTTTCAAAATGTATAGCAACTGTTCTATGCTTTCCATACACAAACCCACATGAAATGAaagcatcaacaaaaatatattttgtagATGCTAAAAACGTTTCTACCGAACAGGTAAGAAAGATACCATCAACAAAAATTTATCTCTACTACTAATTCCGAAGAACATGATTGTTATGCCTGCCTGGTACTTGCTAAATACTGGAAAAACATAAGTTCATTTGAACAAAGAGATGTTACAAGTCCTAATTAACTGACTTATGTGTCTGAACACACCAAATGCAACCTAAGAAAGCAAACGAAAAGTTGATACGATAACTAAGCACGAAAGGTCATCACTTAGAAATCATTTTCACCAATTGGTGGCATTGACACGCTAATTTGAACACATATCAATATGAGGACTTCTAATAATTGAATGGCTTACAACATTTGGACCTGATTCCTCAGCTGGTACATTAGTCACCCCCTCTCCAATCTTTTCATAACCCAAGTTAAAGTATTCAGCTAGCAGCCATGCATATCCTTGTAAATAGTGTCTCCCAGCTAAAACTTTTTCCAcaaatttttctttctctctttgttTCCGGTATTCCTTCTCCATTTCTTCATTCTCATCAAACTCCTAACCTTTTTTAgcttccttgttttcttcctccccTAAGTGCTCTGACTTTCCCTCCTCTATAACCACTGCTTTTGCTTTTATATTAGGATTTGGACTAACCCAGTTAATTTCCATCCTCTGCCTCTTTCCATTAGCCTTATTAATGGCCTCCTTATCTATTAAACTCATTTGTAGACTGAACCTTATTCTTTCCCATCTTTGTTTTGTTCTTCTTTAAAGTTAAAAAGGCCTTAGCTTCTTCTTTAGTACTAACAACCATTGGATTTTGTCTCTTGAGCTTTGGAGTATCCTTCTTACAATCAAATCCATCAGGTTGCATCAACCGATTGCAATAAGAGCAAGTTCTTGCAGGGAGACCTTCATAATAGATTTTAACAGTATCTTTCCCACAACTTAAATTTGTAACCAAGACATCAACCTTCTTCACAAGAAGCTTGTTCACATCAACAATCACAAAAAACTTATATTCTCCATCATGAGGCCCAATTAAAGTTAAGACTTCACCAACCAAAGGAGCAACCTTTCTAGCTAAATAAACTCTTTAGTGAAATCTAAATCTGACAATCTAACTTGTTCTATCTTCTCCCTAAAGGTTAAAAGTCTCCCTTCTACAGAAGCTACAGCCATTACTACTTTAGCAAACTCATCTGGATCTTCAAAAGtacgaaaaaaaaaacatattatcaACTCTTGATTCCCTAACTTGTAACATCATCATGCCACCTCACCCAAAAGTCCCCATCGAaaggaattaaaaaaaataaaaggtgACAGTCCAAGACTTTGTATAACCGTCACGTCTAGGGTTCGACTCCAAAGCTAATAATCAAAATCTAGGCATTTCTTTGTTTTTACTCgttttcctctttttcttcttacCGAAAAAAAACCAAATCGAAATTTAATCGCGTTAGATCCGAAGGGAGAGAAAGAGACAAATCAACCGACACATCGAAGGAACAAAAGCGTTTCGATTTCCAGGGTTTCATCCTTCCCCCACTTCAAAATTTGGTATGTATTTGGACTTCGATTCTCATTATTCAGTATGTTTTTGCTGCAATTATCAAATCAAACTgatttttattatatatattgATCGAAATTATTTGAAGAAAATGATCCGTAGTGATAGAAATTCTGAGTTAATGGGGGAT
This DNA window, taken from Papaver somniferum cultivar HN1 chromosome 3, ASM357369v1, whole genome shotgun sequence, encodes the following:
- the LOC113358654 gene encoding uncharacterized protein LOC113358654; protein product: MLFCTKMIRHLYHNKRLMMAICGSGDFGYEVHRMLLGLVSDQDSSEQIKGYLKSCMTEVRKKWPHLEDTGILAVWYDFDDQDRPAPILFECNSSNLSVTVNITQRGYSFGGSCDSDILSYVQLHHDTRCRTSFGTRVYLYCCRESEGLEEKQSYG
- the LOC113358655 gene encoding uncharacterized protein LOC113358655, which produces MVFLRFEKDITWLVSRVPFAVRVKGNMYFQKLKWDQFSISTYKHHKTGRCNEYQGKTIMKGPPGIETAPFLSVITIRFWLPCYLVLDFYGSSEDFSTTLRFYKLLLQLF